The following are encoded together in the Actinoplanes sp. N902-109 genome:
- a CDS encoding Gfo/Idh/MocA family protein, which translates to MSVLNHAIIGCGRVSPNHLDGFQAVPGVRVTWACDRDPAAARTLAAAGRDTRATTDLAVVLADPDVHSVSVAVDHAQHAAIAAQALRAGKHVLVEKPLAISVEDGEHLVKLAADTGRVLSVVSQHRYDALVRAVRSWLTDGLLGALVSGTVSLQCGRTESYYRDSYWRGTWAGEGGSALVNQGYHALDVVKWLCGGLDVVGAATGATALRSAMETEDTLAAVLRSPGGALVSYSVTVASVVAWRTRITLVGTAGSVVFDLDHPGTLHLVEGGTELLARAATERQRATAEEPSGIDYYGISHRTQIADFCAAVREGTPMVADGAAGLDTLRLLSAMYQAGRG; encoded by the coding sequence ATGAGTGTTCTGAACCACGCGATAATCGGGTGCGGCCGGGTGTCGCCCAATCATCTGGACGGTTTCCAGGCGGTGCCCGGGGTCCGCGTCACCTGGGCCTGCGACCGGGATCCGGCGGCCGCGCGCACGCTGGCCGCGGCCGGTCGGGACACCCGCGCGACGACTGACCTGGCCGTCGTGCTGGCCGATCCGGACGTGCACAGCGTCTCGGTCGCGGTCGACCACGCCCAGCACGCCGCCATCGCCGCGCAGGCGCTGCGGGCCGGCAAGCACGTGCTGGTGGAGAAGCCGCTGGCCATCTCCGTCGAGGACGGTGAGCACCTGGTCAAGCTGGCCGCCGACACCGGCCGGGTGCTGTCCGTGGTGTCCCAGCACCGCTACGACGCACTGGTCCGCGCGGTGCGTTCGTGGCTCACCGACGGGCTGCTCGGCGCGCTGGTGTCGGGCACGGTCAGCCTGCAGTGCGGGCGCACCGAGAGCTACTACCGGGACAGCTACTGGCGGGGCACCTGGGCCGGTGAGGGCGGGTCGGCGCTGGTCAACCAGGGTTACCACGCGCTGGACGTGGTGAAGTGGCTGTGCGGCGGGCTCGACGTGGTGGGCGCCGCCACGGGTGCGACGGCGCTCCGCAGTGCCATGGAGACCGAGGACACCCTTGCCGCGGTGCTGCGCAGCCCGGGTGGCGCCCTGGTTTCGTACAGCGTGACGGTCGCCTCGGTGGTCGCCTGGCGCACCCGGATCACGCTCGTCGGCACCGCGGGCTCGGTGGTGTTCGACCTGGACCACCCGGGCACCCTGCACCTCGTCGAGGGCGGCACCGAGCTGCTGGCCCGGGCCGCGACGGAGCGGCAGCGCGCGACCGCCGAGGAGCCCTCGGGCATCGACTACTACGGCATCTCGCACCGCACGCAGATCGCCGACTTCTGTGCCGCCGTGCGCGAGGGCACGCCGATGGTCGCCGACGGCGCCGCCGGGCTGGACACGTTGCGCCTGCTCAGCGCGATGTACCAGGCCGGGAGGGGCTGA
- a CDS encoding phosphotransferase, producing MTAAPIDTERASLDDAGLRDVARQVLRLRGIATERYGMHTWIPAGARKSRRRLFVRIDIGDRPVGVAKVPLSDADAKVGFEFDVLTALGEVGFDRPVPLGRIGTDGFAMTYVDGVDLPAAPGLTDSAGSCWRVLRPAVLAVAALHTMAPDPAAPELTAVEAAAQYVREPLFGVAHADAALRVALLARTHGDLGPWNMRYEPESGGVRILDFEDYRPAGVAGMDIVNLLVTCALVVFPDYPQRGFDWLYERVFSDAHWFREVLGRGLRLYAARTGVRPSAVADLLPLTCQWLIERIEAEGRDTSGMFYRPFADRYLDHRPTWVRSLDD from the coding sequence ATGACCGCCGCGCCGATCGACACCGAACGGGCCAGCCTGGACGACGCGGGCCTGCGCGACGTTGCCCGGCAGGTGCTGCGGCTGCGCGGCATCGCCACCGAGCGGTACGGCATGCACACCTGGATCCCGGCCGGCGCCCGCAAGTCCCGGCGGCGGTTGTTCGTCCGCATCGACATCGGCGACCGTCCGGTGGGCGTGGCCAAGGTGCCGTTGTCGGACGCCGACGCCAAGGTCGGCTTCGAGTTCGACGTGCTGACCGCGCTCGGCGAGGTCGGCTTCGACCGGCCGGTGCCGCTGGGCCGGATCGGCACCGACGGCTTCGCGATGACCTATGTGGACGGGGTGGACCTGCCCGCCGCGCCGGGCCTGACCGACTCGGCCGGGAGTTGCTGGCGGGTGCTGCGCCCGGCGGTGCTGGCGGTGGCGGCGCTGCACACCATGGCCCCGGACCCGGCGGCGCCGGAGCTGACCGCGGTGGAGGCGGCGGCCCAGTACGTACGCGAACCGCTGTTCGGCGTCGCGCACGCCGATGCGGCCTTGCGGGTGGCGTTGCTGGCCCGCACCCATGGCGATCTCGGCCCCTGGAACATGCGCTACGAACCGGAGTCGGGCGGCGTACGCATCCTGGACTTCGAGGACTACCGCCCGGCCGGGGTGGCCGGCATGGACATCGTGAACCTGCTGGTCACCTGTGCCCTGGTGGTCTTCCCGGACTACCCGCAGCGCGGTTTCGACTGGCTCTACGAGCGGGTGTTCTCCGACGCGCACTGGTTCCGCGAGGTGCTGGGCCGGGGGCTGCGGCTGTACGCGGCGCGCACCGGCGTGCGGCCCTCGGCCGTGGCGGACCTGCTGCCGCTGACCTGCCAGTGGCTGATCGAACGGATCGAGGCCGAGGGCCGCGACACCTCCGGGATGTTCTACCGCCCGTTCGCCGACCGCTACCTCGACCACCGACCGACCTGGGTGAGGAGTCTCGATGACTGA
- a CDS encoding transketolase: protein MSIRAVPVAETIPAGTAAFAARARERVLRLAATKALHVGPALSVLDVLAALQNEVLRSRPGHPEWAGRDRLVLSKGHGAYGLYAVLAEAGVLTADLAGLPGHPGEGVPGVEAPTGALGHGLSLGCGMALGLRLRGLDSRVAVVTGDGELDEGTNWEAAQFAAHHRLSNLLVVVDRNGLQQEGRTEQVLGLEPLADKWRAFGWRVAETDGHDHAAVRDACLGLYEQPGPGVLIAKTVKGKGVSFMEDHVGWHMGQLTGKQLLAALDEVTGR from the coding sequence ATGTCGATTCGTGCTGTCCCGGTTGCGGAAACCATTCCGGCCGGCACCGCCGCATTCGCCGCCCGGGCCCGGGAACGGGTGTTGCGGCTGGCGGCGACCAAAGCGCTGCACGTGGGTCCGGCGCTGTCCGTCCTCGACGTGCTGGCAGCTTTGCAGAACGAGGTGCTGCGCTCGCGCCCCGGCCACCCCGAATGGGCCGGCCGGGACCGGCTGGTGCTCAGCAAGGGCCACGGCGCGTACGGGCTGTACGCCGTGCTGGCCGAGGCCGGGGTGCTGACCGCGGACCTGGCCGGCCTGCCCGGCCATCCCGGCGAGGGGGTGCCCGGGGTGGAGGCGCCGACCGGGGCCCTCGGCCACGGGCTTTCGCTGGGCTGCGGGATGGCCCTGGGGCTGCGGCTGCGCGGGCTGGACAGCCGGGTCGCGGTGGTCACCGGCGACGGCGAGCTCGACGAGGGCACCAACTGGGAGGCCGCCCAGTTCGCCGCCCACCACCGGCTCAGCAACCTGCTCGTGGTCGTCGACCGCAACGGGCTGCAGCAGGAGGGGCGCACCGAGCAGGTGCTGGGCCTTGAACCGCTCGCTGACAAATGGCGCGCCTTCGGGTGGCGGGTGGCCGAGACCGACGGGCACGACCACGCTGCCGTACGCGACGCCTGCCTCGGCCTCTACGAGCAGCCGGGGCCCGGCGTCCTGATCGCCAAGACGGTCAAGGGCAAGGGCGTGTCGTTCATGGAGGACCACGTGGGCTGGCACATGGGCCAGCTCACCGGCAAGCAGCTGCTGGCCGCGCTGGACGAGGTGACCGGCCGATGA
- a CDS encoding transketolase family protein, with the protein MSAPATMRAACAPLIADAVAGNADVITLGADGQALFSQVIGGRPDRYVETGIAETNLVGVAAGLARAGWRPIAGAMAPFLVRRAYEQLRLDISLPGLPAVFLGVGGGLAYGTLGPSHHVVDDLALMSALPAMDLYCPADAADAAAVLRHCLPPERPVYVRLTARQDPPVFAGRDPGDPRAVRLLREPARAHALVLATGRCVAEAIRAADTLAGRGVRVAVGAVTCLRPFPAAQVRELVAGTPRVVTVAEALAQGGLGELTAAAAQGLPARITRLAVDERYPPVGEHEELLAFYGIDAAAVERAVRDTGTAGTGGAARHDDPRPSEEGVQ; encoded by the coding sequence ATGAGCGCCCCGGCCACGATGCGCGCGGCCTGTGCCCCGCTGATCGCCGACGCGGTCGCCGGCAACGCCGATGTCATCACCCTCGGCGCCGACGGGCAGGCCCTGTTCAGCCAGGTCATCGGCGGCCGGCCGGACCGCTACGTGGAGACCGGCATCGCCGAGACCAACCTGGTCGGGGTGGCCGCCGGGCTGGCCCGGGCCGGCTGGCGCCCGATCGCCGGGGCGATGGCGCCCTTCCTGGTCCGCCGCGCGTACGAACAGCTGCGCCTCGACATCTCGCTGCCCGGGCTGCCCGCGGTGTTCCTCGGGGTCGGCGGCGGGCTCGCCTACGGCACCCTCGGCCCGTCCCACCACGTCGTCGACGATCTGGCGCTGATGTCCGCGCTGCCGGCGATGGACCTGTACTGCCCGGCCGACGCCGCCGATGCCGCGGCCGTGCTGCGCCACTGCCTGCCCCCGGAGCGGCCGGTCTATGTCCGGCTCACCGCGCGGCAGGACCCACCGGTCTTCGCCGGGCGCGACCCCGGCGACCCGCGCGCGGTGCGGCTGCTGCGCGAACCCGCCCGCGCCCACGCGCTCGTGCTGGCCACCGGCCGCTGCGTCGCCGAGGCGATCCGCGCCGCCGACACGCTGGCCGGGCGCGGGGTGCGGGTGGCGGTCGGCGCGGTGACCTGCCTGCGGCCGTTCCCCGCCGCCCAGGTCCGCGAGCTGGTCGCCGGGACGCCACGGGTGGTGACCGTCGCCGAGGCGCTGGCCCAGGGCGGGCTCGGCGAGCTGACCGCCGCCGCGGCGCAGGGCCTGCCCGCCCGCATCACCCGGCTGGCCGTGGACGAGCGCTATCCCCCGGTCGGCGAGCACGAGGAGCTGCTGGCGTTCTACGGCATCGACGCAGCCGCCGTCGAGCGAGCGGTCCGGGACACCGGCACAGCCGGCACCGGGGGAGCAGCCCGGCACGACGACCCACGCCCGAGCGAGGAAGGTGTTCAGTGA
- a CDS encoding extradiol ring-cleavage dioxygenase class III protein subunit B, with the protein MAEIVAAAGVPHTPVFPALARQDTPAGQDIAARYAAVATELAEADPEVLVLLTSDHLNSYFLDAWPTFAVVAADSVHGPNDDVPGVPDKELAVAGKAALALHESLIEQDFDPALTRGGTVDHSVVVPLHFLDPIGRPVIPVHVNGMVEPLPRAGRCRRFGAALRNAVRDLPVRRAAVIASGSFSLEVGGPRMDPDRLYGIPDPQWAARTSTYLRDGDLDELVAAATPGQIAHAGTVSGELLSWIAMAEMARDLPVSFVDHRNGEGHAFAAWRCR; encoded by the coding sequence GTGGCCGAGATCGTTGCCGCCGCGGGGGTGCCGCACACGCCGGTCTTCCCGGCCCTGGCCCGCCAGGACACGCCCGCGGGGCAGGACATCGCGGCCCGCTACGCCGCGGTTGCCACGGAGCTGGCCGAGGCCGACCCCGAGGTGCTCGTCCTGCTCACCAGCGACCACCTCAACAGCTACTTCCTCGACGCCTGGCCGACCTTCGCGGTGGTCGCCGCCGACTCGGTGCACGGCCCGAACGACGACGTCCCGGGCGTACCGGACAAGGAGCTGGCGGTGGCCGGCAAGGCCGCGCTGGCGCTGCACGAGAGCCTGATCGAGCAGGACTTCGACCCGGCGCTCACCCGCGGCGGAACGGTGGACCACTCGGTCGTGGTGCCGCTGCACTTCCTCGACCCGATCGGCCGCCCGGTCATCCCGGTGCACGTCAACGGCATGGTCGAGCCCCTGCCCCGAGCGGGTCGCTGCCGGCGGTTCGGTGCCGCTCTGCGCAATGCCGTGCGGGATCTTCCGGTACGGCGGGCAGCAGTCATCGCCAGCGGCAGCTTCTCCCTCGAGGTGGGCGGACCGCGGATGGACCCCGACCGGCTCTACGGCATCCCGGACCCGCAGTGGGCCGCGCGCACCAGCACGTACCTGCGCGACGGCGATCTCGACGAGCTGGTCGCCGCGGCCACGCCCGGCCAGATCGCGCACGCCGGCACCGTCTCGGGGGAGCTGCTGTCCTGGATCGCGATGGCCGAGATGGCCCGCGACCTGCCGGTCTCCTTCGTCGACCACCGAAACGGCGAGGGGCACGCGTTCGCCGCCTGGCGGTGCCGGTGA
- a CDS encoding NAD(P)/FAD-dependent oxidoreductase: protein MTDNDGTPHELDVVVVGGGPAGLFAALTAAEAGQRVRVLESGGDMAASLCPRVVAQLRGQSIREAEKFRLQCPRCDCLTGLGGAAFHFDTNLGYISSLTRSKIERTADGRTRSYSGLERALGSFDRAADLVSAVYDTFFALGLPRAEVETPATGGSTSDVFHHVDTAPSQSVTVDVALVVIANLRARLEAAGGQILLHHHATGVEQRTGGGFTVTADTPAGPARFGTANVVVATGKLGLPWVRDLIAGLGVRHRSAARVDLGVRLEATRTDLAPLTDGCHNPKLSFLNDRGESVRTFCVCEGGRVMQYGFLGAVALDGQHCLTRSTSRSNMGVLTTVDVPAGADGTDFARAYAARVAEFGGGRPVVCTIDELRGAPLTAEKLSTSLIDYHHGSLRDCLPASVVADILEMADRLNKLHPGMVPGSATVAAPVVERLFPDLELSGDMESSVPGLFFTGDSSSKIIGITYGAATGMAAAQAISRRATVGAAR, encoded by the coding sequence ATGACTGACAACGACGGCACGCCGCACGAGCTCGACGTCGTGGTCGTGGGGGGCGGCCCGGCCGGGCTGTTCGCCGCGCTGACCGCGGCCGAGGCCGGGCAGCGGGTCCGGGTGCTGGAGTCCGGGGGCGACATGGCCGCGAGCCTGTGCCCCCGGGTGGTGGCCCAGCTGCGCGGGCAGAGCATCCGCGAGGCCGAGAAGTTCCGGCTGCAGTGCCCGCGCTGCGACTGCCTGACCGGGCTGGGCGGGGCGGCGTTCCACTTCGACACCAACCTGGGCTACATCTCGTCGCTCACCCGCTCCAAGATCGAACGTACGGCCGACGGCCGGACCCGCTCGTACAGCGGTCTGGAACGTGCCCTGGGCTCCTTCGACCGCGCCGCCGACCTGGTCAGCGCGGTGTACGACACGTTCTTCGCGCTGGGCCTGCCGCGCGCCGAGGTGGAGACGCCGGCGACCGGCGGCAGCACCAGCGACGTGTTCCACCACGTCGACACCGCCCCCTCGCAGAGCGTCACGGTCGACGTGGCTCTGGTGGTCATCGCCAACCTGCGGGCCCGGCTGGAAGCGGCCGGTGGGCAGATCCTGCTGCACCACCACGCCACCGGTGTCGAGCAGCGCACCGGCGGCGGGTTCACCGTCACCGCCGACACCCCGGCCGGTCCGGCCCGGTTCGGCACCGCCAACGTCGTGGTGGCCACCGGCAAGCTCGGCCTGCCCTGGGTGCGCGACCTGATCGCCGGGCTCGGCGTGCGGCACCGCAGCGCCGCCCGGGTCGACCTGGGCGTGCGGCTGGAGGCCACGCGCACCGACCTGGCCCCGCTGACCGACGGCTGCCACAACCCGAAGCTGTCGTTCCTCAACGACCGCGGCGAGTCGGTGCGCACCTTCTGCGTCTGCGAGGGCGGCCGGGTCATGCAGTACGGCTTCCTCGGCGCGGTTGCCCTCGACGGCCAGCACTGCCTCACCCGCTCGACGAGCCGCTCGAACATGGGCGTGCTCACCACTGTGGACGTCCCCGCGGGCGCGGACGGCACGGATTTCGCCCGCGCCTACGCCGCCCGGGTCGCCGAGTTCGGCGGTGGCCGGCCGGTGGTGTGCACGATCGACGAGCTGCGCGGGGCCCCGCTGACCGCGGAGAAGCTGTCCACCAGCCTGATCGACTACCACCACGGCTCGCTGCGCGACTGCCTGCCCGCCTCGGTGGTCGCCGACATCCTGGAGATGGCCGACCGGCTCAACAAGCTGCACCCGGGCATGGTGCCGGGCAGCGCCACGGTTGCCGCCCCGGTAGTCGAGCGGCTCTTCCCCGACCTCGAGCTCTCCGGCGACATGGAGTCGTCGGTGCCGGGCCTGTTCTTCACCGGCGACTCGTCCTCGAAGATCATCGGCATCACCTACGGTGCTGCCACCGGGATGGCGGCGGCGCAGGCGATCAGCCGCCGGGCCACGGTCGGTGCGGCCCGATGA
- a CDS encoding non-ribosomal peptide synthetase, whose translation MIPLSLPRVRPEAAPEPASLDLPLPAGMSAPDPATLAAAVTVVLRRYGVEWPVVTPATAGPGNPADLWVAAGATPAGSIWSLTAPGDGLRCDYDRAVLSGPTAARMAEHVGRVLAGGPDVDILLPAEHRWLARQNPADPGYPATTLHRLFREQAARTPEQAALVLGAELVTYRELDERSDRLARQLRPHVTEPGAAVVLSGERSTELFVAILAIFKAGGCFTYADPGLPARRVDAILRQSEPVAVLRTATAHPGTAVEGSQSVADLLALPDPGGELDDRAHEGSTAYLFFTSGSTGEPKGVLRPHRMHSARIFLEQGLYQLGPADRVLLKSPISFRESWWPMAAGATTVIAEPGRDRDDRYLAELIDSAGITTVSFVPSMLRLLIRRERFRNARALRHVFVGGEVLPADLEQQLRDCGFAVHNTYTLTEADYVCHRQGPAEPDPLDSGAGTNIGRPLDMQVYLTGPDGRLVPPGVPGEIRTGGPGLSAGYLGRPDLTAERFTANPYDPAGPATLFRTGDLARFRGDGQLEYLGRADAQVKVRGQRVEPAEVELVLREHPAIADAAVVGVADPDQGAVLAAYLVATGPEPAVRAVRTFVEQRLPDFMVPSYLALVPALPLLDSGKVDRAKLRTPSRSRPGIGTAYAPPQSADQRTAVQLVAGVLGLDSVGVDDDFFALGGDSLRLMLLRAAVEAAVGGDVDLAAVLDAGTPRALAALLRGRPEQAPPPALTGRRGALRDRQAALRERRAATPGPKGVR comes from the coding sequence ATGATCCCGCTCTCCCTGCCCCGGGTACGCCCGGAGGCCGCCCCCGAACCGGCCTCGCTGGACCTGCCGCTGCCCGCCGGCATGTCCGCCCCGGACCCCGCCACGCTGGCCGCCGCGGTCACCGTGGTGCTGCGGCGCTACGGCGTCGAGTGGCCGGTCGTCACCCCGGCGACCGCCGGCCCGGGCAACCCCGCGGACCTGTGGGTGGCGGCCGGTGCCACGCCGGCCGGGTCGATCTGGTCGCTCACCGCCCCCGGCGACGGGCTGCGCTGCGACTACGACCGGGCCGTGCTCTCCGGGCCGACCGCCGCGCGGATGGCCGAGCACGTGGGCCGGGTGCTGGCGGGCGGGCCGGACGTGGACATCCTGCTGCCCGCCGAGCACCGGTGGCTGGCGCGGCAGAACCCGGCCGACCCCGGTTATCCCGCGACCACGCTGCACCGGCTGTTCCGCGAGCAGGCCGCCCGGACGCCGGAGCAGGCCGCCCTGGTGCTCGGGGCTGAGCTGGTCACGTACCGGGAACTGGACGAACGCTCCGACCGGTTGGCGCGGCAGCTGCGCCCGCACGTCACCGAGCCGGGCGCGGCCGTGGTGCTCTCCGGTGAGCGCAGCACCGAGCTGTTCGTCGCCATCCTCGCGATCTTCAAGGCCGGGGGCTGCTTCACGTACGCCGACCCGGGCCTGCCCGCCCGCCGGGTCGACGCGATCCTGCGGCAGTCCGAGCCGGTGGCCGTCCTGCGCACCGCGACCGCCCATCCGGGCACCGCGGTCGAGGGGTCGCAAAGCGTGGCGGATCTGCTCGCCCTGCCCGACCCGGGTGGCGAGCTGGACGACCGGGCGCACGAGGGCAGCACCGCCTACCTGTTCTTCACCTCGGGCAGCACCGGCGAACCGAAGGGCGTGCTGCGCCCGCACCGGATGCACTCCGCGCGGATCTTTCTGGAGCAGGGCCTGTACCAGCTCGGACCGGCCGATCGGGTGCTGCTCAAGTCGCCGATCAGCTTCCGCGAGTCGTGGTGGCCGATGGCCGCCGGGGCGACCACGGTGATCGCCGAGCCCGGCCGCGACCGCGACGACCGCTATCTCGCCGAGCTGATCGACAGCGCGGGCATCACCACGGTCAGCTTCGTGCCCTCGATGCTGCGGCTGCTCATCCGGCGGGAGAGGTTCCGCAATGCCCGGGCCCTGCGGCACGTGTTCGTCGGGGGCGAGGTGCTGCCCGCCGACCTGGAGCAGCAACTGCGCGACTGCGGGTTCGCGGTGCACAACACGTACACGCTGACCGAGGCCGACTACGTCTGCCACCGGCAGGGACCGGCCGAGCCGGACCCGCTGGACAGCGGAGCCGGGACGAACATCGGGCGCCCGCTGGACATGCAGGTCTATCTGACCGGCCCGGACGGCCGGCTGGTGCCGCCCGGCGTGCCCGGCGAGATCCGCACCGGCGGGCCCGGGCTGTCGGCCGGCTATCTCGGGCGCCCGGACCTGACCGCCGAACGGTTCACGGCCAACCCGTACGACCCGGCCGGACCGGCGACGCTGTTCCGCACCGGCGACCTCGCCCGGTTCCGTGGCGACGGGCAGCTGGAGTATCTCGGCCGGGCCGACGCTCAGGTCAAGGTGCGCGGTCAGCGCGTCGAACCGGCCGAGGTGGAGCTGGTGCTGCGCGAGCACCCGGCGATCGCCGACGCCGCGGTGGTGGGCGTGGCCGACCCGGACCAGGGTGCCGTGCTGGCCGCGTACCTGGTCGCCACCGGGCCCGAACCCGCCGTGCGTGCGGTGCGGACCTTTGTGGAGCAGCGACTGCCGGACTTCATGGTGCCGAGCTATCTGGCGCTGGTCCCGGCGCTGCCGCTGCTCGACAGCGGCAAGGTCGACCGGGCCAAGCTGCGCACCCCGTCCCGCTCGCGGCCCGGCATCGGCACCGCCTACGCCCCGCCGCAGAGCGCGGACCAGCGCACGGCGGTGCAGCTGGTGGCCGGTGTGCTGGGCCTCGACAGCGTCGGCGTCGACGACGACTTCTTCGCGCTGGGTGGCGACTCACTGCGGCTGATGCTGCTGCGCGCGGCCGTCGAGGCGGCCGTCGGCGGGGACGTCGACCTGGCTGCCGTCCTCGACGCCGGCACCCCCCGCGCTCTGGCCGCACTGCTGCGCGGCCGTCCGGAGCAGGCACCGCCGCCGGCTCTCACCGGACGTCGCGGCGCGCTGCGCGACCGGCAGGCGGCCCTGCGCGAACGGCGGGCTGCCACCCCTGGCCCGAAGGGAGTCCGATGA